AATTCAGCTTCTGCTGGTATCCTGATTTACATGGCACTTGTTGATCTTCTGGCAGCTGACTTCATGAACCCTAAATTACTGACCAACTTCAGGCTCCAAGTTGGGGCAATTTTTACACTTCTTTTGGGTACATGTTGTATGTCCCTTCTAGCAAAACTAAACTAGGACATTAACcacctctcttcttcttcttctctattgCGCAttctactttttattttttggaagttTGTTGTGACTTGACATAAAGAAGATGAATTATTGAAGAAGAATGTAAGAAAGTACTGTTTTTATCAGCAAATTCAGATTCAGAGACGCCAGATTTGAATTACAAGACCATAGCCAATTGGCTTGACTCCACATACACAAAAACTAAAACCAACTCTTCAAGGTTTTATTCCACATCTAATTAACATAACACAACCAATATGCTTTCTAGGTCTAAGAATTAATGGCAGCAACCCAAGAAGAACAAAGTTGTGTGAGCATTTGGcctaaaacggataatattggtTTGTAGTGTTTAGAATGGATTTTCTAACATGATATCAGAGCGAAGACTTGATTCATTTGGACACTACATTTGCTTGTTCatttgttgggtctgacataactcaATCTTAGTTTTAAGACTTTATGCCACATTTGATTAACATAATCTAACCGAAACAAAGGTTCAATCACTCTCACACAACCAACGTGTCAAGTTTCTCTCACACAACCAATGTGTTTTTTCTGAGTCTAAGAACCAATGACGAGGGCTAAGAACAAAGTCATGCGAGCCTTTggcccaaagcgaacaatattgatTGTAGTGTTTGTGGTGAATTTTGTAACACTGACCGTTAGGATTCCCACATCGTTTGGGTCTTACCAAACCGAGTGATTTATAAAGCCTTTTCCTGAGCCTAGTTTTCTTGAGCCTAGTGAGTTGGGTTTTCACTTGTAGTAGTTGAGCTTGCTCAGTGAGTTGGGATTCGGCCTGTAGTAGCCGACTCTAGAGGAACAAAGTTGTGTGGATCCAATGTATCCACGAAAACCAGATAACTCAAAGAGGACAGTATTGTTAGCATGTATGAAGATGTGGATTTTTGACACTAACCAAACCATGTATGTGAGGTGATCAATCAAGAATGAGAAATCTTTTCAAATACACATCCAATTCGTCAAAAGATGAATGTCTGCCTATGGTAGGACGCATGTTAGGCTCTTGCTATTTGTCCATACAGATTCATATACAAATAAATTACATTATCACGTCCTGTGGAGAGAGCCAAAAGCACTATAGAATAAGAGCATCAACAAATCTACACCGTCCATGACTCCATGAAGGAACTAACTCCATATATACTTAATTCATAAAGGTGTTGACCAAAATGGGTGGAGACAGCATGCATGGTGAgaaccaacaatattgttctgTCTTTTCTTGCATTACCAATTGAGACTAAATAATTAACTCAAAATTCCTGTAGAAGTTAAACTTACATTTCAATGGAACCCATTTGGGATGCATTTGAAATAGGACTAAATCAAATGATTTGACACTTTCTTTATATATAATCTCTACTTGTATAGCTTTGTCAAGCTGAATGTTGCAAAAAAAGGGAATCTTAGTTTGATTAAAGTTTTAATCTTTAACTAGAACCTTTTGGATTAATTCCTaatgttttcattttagtttAATAACCGAACACTTGTCATTACCTAACTAAACTGTAAACTCCTGCTCTGCATGTCGACATTTTTTACCTTCCTTAAACTTCTATACATACACTCATATATATAAGTATGATCATCCAAGCACACCTCAGTACCCGTAGAGCAAGACCTTTAAGCACTTTCTTTAGCTCTCCTATCTTTGAAGCCATGATTAAGCTTAATATCTTGCCTTATCATCTCTGTTTGCTCTGTTTTCCTCTGCTTGTGTCTTCAGATTGTGAGCAAGAAAACAAATTCAATGACAATCACAAAGCCCTCAAGTACAAATTAGCTGCAATTTCATCACTCTTGATAGCAAGTGCAGTTGGGGTTTCTCTCCCAATCCTGGCAAAGAAGTTCAAGACATTACATCCCGAGAACGATATATTCTTCCTGATTAAGGCTTTCGCTGCTGGAGTGATTCTCTCGACTGGGGTTGTTCACATACAACCAGATGCTGTTCATGCCTTCACAAATCCTTGTATTGGTCAATCTCCATGGGGAGACTTCCCTATAAGTGGCTTCATCACGATGGTTTCTGCAATGGCAACAATGATGATTGACGCGTTTGCGacaagttattataaaagattGCATTTTAATGGCAAGGTTAATGGAGATGAGGAGATGGAAGGAGAACATGAGGGCCATGTGCATGTCCACACACATTCCACACATGGTCATGCCCATGGCTCTGCTTTGGTATCAGAGGATTCAGAGTCTGCTGATCATCTAAGACATCGTGTTGTTTCTCAGGtacatttgttttttattttgactTGGCAATCTCTCTGTTTCTCCATCCCCTGTTTCCCCTGTTTTTTAGGTCTCTCTGTTTTAACTTGGAAATTGTTTTTTGTGCTTAAATCATTAAATGGAtggaatgtgtgtgtgtgttatagGTTTTGGAACTGGGAATAGTTATTCATTCAGTAATTATTGGGATCTCCTTGGGTGCTTCTGGCTATGCAAAAACAATCAAAGCCCTTGTAGCAGCATTGACCTTCCATCAATTCTTTGAAGGTATGGGTCTTGGTGGCTGTATTGCTCAGGTACATACATACATTACACTGTCCTATTTATTCATTGTTTTGTTTCTGTCCAAATATGTGAATTTGTTTCCAAAAAATTTTTTTGGGCAGGCAAAATTCAAGTCAAGAGGCATTGCAATAATGGTACTGTTTTTCTCTGTGACAACCCCAATTGGCATAGCCATTGGAATAGGGATATCAAAGACATACAATGAAAATAGTCCAACAGCACTCATTGTGGAGGGGACATTGAACTCTGCTTCTGCAGGGATTTTGATTTACATGGCACTTGTTGATCTGCTGGCAGCTGATTTCATGAACCCTAGAATGCAATCCAATTTGAAGTTGCTTATTGGAGCCTGTATTTCACTTCTTATGGGTTCAGGTTGTATGTCCATTTTAGCTAAATGGGCATAGTTGAGGCTAAACTTCTTTCCACAGAGACCTCAAAAGCATTGCTTAGAATCTCATATCACCAGATTCTATTACAACTTCAAAAGCCTATGAAGGACTTCATTGACATGTTGCTAGAAGAACAAATGCATCTGATTTGGAGTCCAGCAATGGTGGGGAACCATTGTCAGTGACAAATACTTTTGATACAGAGACATTCTGTAAGGATGGTGCGTATGAGAAAGTGGTGTTGGAACCCAATACTTTGTTTGTTTATCATCTTGtgcattaaaattaatttatcctCCAATTTTATTCAACAAGCTTTAATACTCTGAGATTAAAAGTTTTGTTTAAACTCaatcatttattttattatccAAGCGTTGTCAAGACTTGTAGTCTCACATTGAATTGGCATTACCCAATAAATAAAATGGTATATAAGGAAAATGTTATCCTCCTTTCACGTAAGTGATGcgttttttaactttttatgggTCTAAGTACTTTCGAGACAGTATAGGAGAATAAATCTGTGCGAACAAGATCACTCTGATGTGTTTGCGCTGGTGCGTCCATTAATTAATCATTGATTTTTAACATATCAAAGCCTGTCTGCCTGTGTACACGAGGGTAACACAGAAATTAAACCAACCGCAGAGA
This genomic window from Tripterygium wilfordii isolate XIE 37 chromosome 9, ASM1340144v1, whole genome shotgun sequence contains:
- the LOC120004900 gene encoding zinc transporter 1-like, encoding MIKLNILPYHLCLLCFPLLVSSDCEQENKFNDNHKALKYKLAAISSLLIASAVGVSLPILAKKFKTLHPENDIFFLIKAFAAGVILSTGVVHIQPDAVHAFTNPCIGQSPWGDFPISGFITMVSAMATMMIDAFATSYYKRLHFNGKVNGDEEMEGEHEGHVHVHTHSTHGHAHGSALVSEDSESADHLRHRVVSQVLELGIVIHSVIIGISLGASGYAKTIKALVAALTFHQFFEGMGLGGCIAQAKFKSRGIAIMVLFFSVTTPIGIAIGIGISKTYNENSPTALIVEGTLNSASAGILIYMALVDLLAADFMNPRMQSNLKLLIGACISLLMGSGCMSILAKWA